One segment of Vibrio mimicus DNA contains the following:
- the fliI gene encoding flagellar protein export ATPase FliI produces MLALADRLAQYKVEGHTTRPMASGKLVRVVGLTLEATGCKAPVGSLCKVETMTGEMEAEVVGFSGDNLFLMPSEQIIGVLPGAKVTPITSESGLPVGMELLGRVIDGVGNPLDGLGPLYTDQRASFNAAPINPLARKPISEPLDVGLKAINGLLTVGKGQRIGLFAGSGVGKSVTLGMMTRGTTAQVVVVGLIGERGREVKEFIEEILGVDGRQRSVVVAAPADSSPLMRLKGCQTALTIAEYFRDQGLDVLLLMDSLTRFAQAQREIALSVGEPPATKGYPPSVFAKLPALVERAGNGGPHQGSITAFFTVLTEGDDLQDPIADASRAILDGHIVLSREMADAGHYPAIDVEKSVSRVMPQITTDEHLLMSKAVRQILSVCRKNQDLVSIGAYKPGTDKAIDAAFTLKPKLDQYLQQAMKESVPYDMCVNMLRHVLSS; encoded by the coding sequence ATGTTGGCATTAGCGGATCGTCTTGCTCAATACAAAGTGGAAGGGCATACCACCAGGCCGATGGCTTCGGGCAAACTGGTGCGTGTCGTTGGCCTTACGCTAGAAGCTACTGGCTGCAAAGCGCCTGTGGGGAGCTTGTGTAAAGTCGAAACCATGACCGGTGAGATGGAAGCTGAAGTGGTGGGTTTTTCTGGCGATAACCTCTTTTTGATGCCTAGCGAACAGATCATCGGCGTTCTTCCCGGTGCGAAAGTGACGCCTATAACTTCTGAATCAGGCTTGCCTGTTGGCATGGAGCTGCTCGGTCGAGTGATTGACGGGGTCGGAAATCCTCTTGATGGTCTTGGGCCTCTCTACACAGATCAACGCGCATCGTTCAATGCTGCGCCAATTAACCCACTTGCCCGTAAACCGATCAGCGAGCCTTTGGATGTTGGTCTCAAAGCCATTAACGGCTTACTGACGGTTGGAAAAGGGCAGCGGATTGGTTTGTTTGCTGGTTCCGGTGTGGGTAAATCGGTCACACTCGGTATGATGACCCGAGGTACTACCGCTCAAGTCGTGGTGGTTGGATTGATTGGTGAACGGGGACGCGAAGTTAAAGAATTTATCGAAGAGATCCTTGGTGTGGATGGCCGTCAGCGTTCAGTGGTGGTTGCCGCCCCAGCTGACTCTTCACCGTTGATGCGTTTAAAAGGTTGCCAAACCGCACTCACCATCGCCGAATATTTTCGCGATCAAGGTTTAGATGTGCTGCTGTTGATGGACTCGTTAACCCGTTTTGCACAGGCACAGCGGGAAATCGCGCTGTCTGTTGGCGAACCTCCAGCCACCAAAGGTTATCCGCCTTCGGTATTTGCTAAACTTCCGGCACTGGTTGAGCGAGCCGGTAACGGTGGACCGCATCAAGGTTCTATCACCGCATTTTTTACCGTATTGACCGAAGGGGATGACTTGCAAGATCCGATTGCCGATGCCTCTCGTGCAATCCTTGATGGTCACATTGTGCTGTCACGGGAAATGGCTGACGCTGGGCACTATCCTGCAATCGACGTTGAAAAATCGGTGAGTCGAGTCATGCCGCAGATCACTACCGATGAGCATTTACTCATGTCAAAAGCGGTAAGACAGATCCTCTCGGTCTGCCGTAAGAACCAAGATCTAGTATCGATTGGTGCTTATAAACCGGGAACCGATAAGGCGATTGATGCAGCCTTTACTCTCAAACCTAAGTTGGATCAGTATTTGCAGCAGGCGATGAAAGAAAGTGTTCCTTATGACATGTGCGTCAATATGCTGCGCCATGTGCTCAGTTCGTAA
- the fliE gene encoding flagellar hook-basal body complex protein FliE translates to MRLDGLNSEMQAMMFEAMNAQPTSTGQKVGADFGAMLNNAINNVNGLQKTSSDMQMRFDRGDEGISLSDVMIARNKSTVAFEATIQVRNKLVEAYKELMNMPV, encoded by the coding sequence ATGAGACTTGACGGTTTAAATAGCGAAATGCAAGCGATGATGTTTGAGGCAATGAACGCTCAACCGACATCCACAGGTCAGAAAGTTGGCGCAGACTTTGGCGCAATGCTGAATAACGCGATCAATAACGTGAACGGCCTACAAAAAACCTCAAGCGATATGCAAATGCGCTTTGATCGTGGTGATGAAGGTATCTCGCTTTCTGATGTAATGATCGCTCGTAACAAGTCGACAGTGGCTTTTGAAGCCACCATTCAAGTACGTAACAAATTAGTCGAAGCGTACAAAGAGCTGATGAACATGCCAGTATAA
- the fliH gene encoding flagellar assembly protein FliH, whose amino-acid sequence MSGERKRGFIRPGADDASVTPQRWGLPDYGADTHKAAKQTAFNYDPGWVPNFEEPEAEVEHELSEEEIALIRSAAQQEGFELGQAEGYQQGLEQGKAEGFQAGHQEGHTQGYQDGVAEGQALIQEHVKTFMALANQFAQPLDLLNAQVEKQLVDMVLTLTKEVVHVEVQTNPQVILDTVKASVEALPIAGHAITLKLNPEDIEIIRQAYGEQEIETRNWTLLSEPALSRGDVQIEAGESSVSYRMEDRIRSVLKSFCGVNRHHSGE is encoded by the coding sequence ATGTCTGGTGAAAGAAAGCGCGGTTTTATTCGCCCAGGCGCCGATGATGCGTCTGTCACTCCTCAACGGTGGGGGCTGCCGGATTACGGCGCCGACACACACAAAGCGGCCAAACAGACCGCCTTCAACTACGATCCGGGTTGGGTTCCAAATTTTGAGGAGCCTGAAGCGGAAGTCGAACACGAATTAAGCGAAGAAGAAATTGCACTTATCCGTTCCGCTGCTCAGCAAGAAGGCTTTGAGCTAGGACAAGCGGAAGGCTATCAGCAAGGTTTGGAGCAAGGCAAAGCGGAAGGTTTCCAAGCAGGACACCAAGAAGGGCATACACAAGGTTATCAAGACGGGGTTGCTGAAGGACAAGCACTGATCCAAGAGCATGTCAAAACCTTCATGGCACTCGCTAATCAATTTGCTCAGCCACTGGATTTGCTGAATGCCCAAGTAGAAAAACAGTTGGTGGATATGGTACTCACGCTCACTAAAGAAGTGGTGCATGTTGAAGTACAAACCAATCCTCAAGTGATCCTTGATACCGTTAAAGCCTCGGTCGAAGCTTTGCCGATTGCAGGTCACGCAATCACCCTCAAACTTAATCCAGAAGATATTGAGATCATTCGCCAAGCGTATGGTGAGCAGGAAATTGAAACGCGCAACTGGACTTTGCTCAGTGAACCGGCTTTGAGTCGTGGTGATGTGCAGATTGAAGCGGGTGAGTCCAGTGTCAGCTATCGAATGGAAGATCGCATCCGTAGCGTGCTGAAAAGTTTTTGCGGCGTCAATCGTCACCATTCAGGAGAATAA
- a CDS encoding flagellar hook-length control protein FliK, whose protein sequence is MNVNLTPPVEPGKVTTVGKNGTVGAEAAEAESSGGFFAQLQALIFGSKTTADETTSVKAAAANAEGDTAADVLIDSEDGSLSTAETAQTDDVVQADQVLASAADTDLLSEAELSEAELQAEQKMPPHAKGEITSAKVAQESEADETSTAAVPASIAKWVAKQEPASDEAVNHELQRKTAQAMSDGDQLLGRLQEANQALSKSNGKTLPVQHGQALDQHSADLAATKGELEPTLPFESQHQLSAEAAVPSINSQDEASEAANERDSNQDELMAAALLGGAITSATVAQGDPSAAAVQEMDIDPASALVKPEAALMSDELAMKGKSARLAQSAQIPMSVSAQAIGDALNSSTVESGKVAIPWATQVPTDAELASLPPELKELLAEGGKTKAQAVNPQVQSLAQGVTPAHLAAQQAATTTVPINPTAATPIDMAALAPQAVAVNPMVNPASTVNPELAASSAMLAALSGRALAGGDERRATNDSGHEGLAQQIAAAAGQGVGQNQALHRAESQAVQNSATPLHLNKEMAADQLAERIQVMMSKNLKNIDIRLDPPEMGRMHIRMNMQGDGATVHFTVANQHARDALEQTMPRLREMLAQQGVQLGDTSVQQQSAGQQQRYSGQEQSGFGQTARNEKHNSEENLDTDVKLDLNVATKRDGISYYA, encoded by the coding sequence ATGAATGTGAATCTCACACCTCCGGTTGAACCGGGTAAAGTGACCACCGTAGGTAAAAACGGTACGGTCGGCGCAGAAGCGGCAGAAGCCGAATCGTCCGGTGGCTTTTTTGCTCAGTTACAAGCCCTTATTTTTGGCAGTAAGACGACGGCGGATGAGACGACTTCGGTCAAGGCAGCCGCCGCCAATGCAGAAGGGGATACGGCCGCAGATGTGCTAATTGATTCTGAAGATGGCTCACTTTCCACCGCTGAAACAGCGCAAACTGATGACGTGGTGCAAGCGGATCAAGTCTTAGCCAGTGCTGCCGACACCGACCTACTGAGTGAAGCGGAACTGAGCGAGGCCGAGTTGCAAGCGGAGCAGAAAATGCCACCACATGCGAAAGGTGAAATCACCTCCGCCAAGGTGGCGCAGGAAAGTGAAGCGGATGAAACCTCGACAGCCGCAGTGCCAGCTTCGATTGCAAAATGGGTTGCCAAGCAAGAGCCTGCCAGTGATGAGGCGGTGAATCATGAATTACAGCGCAAAACCGCACAGGCAATGAGCGATGGCGATCAATTGCTTGGTCGTTTGCAAGAGGCGAACCAAGCACTCAGCAAATCTAACGGCAAAACTTTGCCTGTTCAGCATGGTCAAGCCTTAGATCAGCACTCGGCTGATTTGGCGGCAACCAAGGGGGAATTGGAACCGACTTTACCGTTTGAGTCTCAACATCAGCTCAGCGCAGAGGCGGCTGTACCCTCTATCAACTCACAAGATGAAGCTTCAGAAGCTGCAAATGAAAGGGATAGCAATCAAGATGAACTAATGGCTGCGGCCTTGTTAGGCGGAGCTATCACCAGTGCGACAGTAGCTCAAGGAGATCCCTCTGCGGCAGCAGTACAAGAGATGGACATTGATCCTGCATCCGCTTTGGTTAAGCCCGAAGCGGCTCTTATGAGTGATGAGTTAGCCATGAAAGGCAAATCTGCCCGTTTAGCTCAATCGGCTCAAATCCCGATGAGTGTCTCAGCTCAAGCAATAGGCGATGCACTTAATTCGTCAACGGTGGAGAGTGGTAAAGTGGCCATTCCTTGGGCGACTCAAGTACCGACAGACGCTGAATTAGCTTCCTTACCTCCCGAATTAAAAGAGCTGTTGGCAGAAGGTGGGAAAACCAAGGCTCAGGCGGTGAATCCGCAGGTTCAATCCCTTGCTCAGGGGGTAACACCTGCCCATCTCGCGGCACAACAAGCAGCCACCACCACGGTACCCATTAATCCAACGGCAGCCACTCCAATTGATATGGCGGCTTTAGCACCACAAGCGGTAGCGGTGAATCCTATGGTTAACCCTGCTTCAACCGTCAATCCTGAACTGGCAGCCAGTTCTGCTATGCTTGCTGCACTCAGTGGGCGAGCCTTGGCTGGCGGTGATGAACGCCGTGCAACGAATGATTCCGGACATGAGGGACTGGCTCAGCAAATTGCTGCGGCTGCGGGGCAGGGTGTGGGGCAAAATCAGGCGTTACATCGAGCAGAGTCACAAGCGGTACAGAATAGTGCAACACCGTTACATCTGAACAAAGAGATGGCCGCGGATCAACTTGCTGAACGTATACAGGTGATGATGTCGAAGAATCTGAAAAACATCGATATTCGACTTGATCCACCGGAAATGGGACGGATGCATATTCGCATGAACATGCAAGGTGATGGTGCAACCGTGCATTTCACCGTGGCGAACCAACACGCACGTGATGCGCTAGAACAAACCATGCCAAGGTTACGTGAAATGTTGGCTCAGCAAGGTGTCCAGTTGGGTGATACTTCAGTACAACAGCAAAGTGCAGGACAACAGCAGCGTTATTCTGGTCAAGAACAGTCTGGTTTTGGTCAAACAGCACGCAACGAAAAGCACAATAGCGAAGAAAACCTTGATACCGACGTCAAACTTGATTTGAATGTGGCAACAAAGCGTGATGGAATCAGTTATTACGCTTAA
- the fliG gene encoding flagellar motor switch protein FliG produces MAKDDQNGGEVVESTVDVSEIPGEEKAAILLLSLNEEDAAGIIRHLEPKQVQRVGSAMARAKDLSQTKVSAVHRAFLEDIQKYTNIGMGSEDFLRNALVAALGADKANNLVDQILLGTGSKGLDSLKWMDPRQVASIIVNEHPQIQTIVLSYLEPDQSAEILAQFAERDRLDLLMRIANLEEVQPSALAELNEIMEKQFAGQAGAQAAKIGGLKAAADIMNYLDNNIESVLMEQMREHDEDLATQIQDLMFVFENLVEVDDQGIQKLLRDVPQDVLQKALKGADEALREKIFKNMSKRAAEMMKDDLEAMAPIKVSDVETAQKEILAIARRMADNGEIMLGGGADEFL; encoded by the coding sequence ATGGCTAAAGATGATCAAAATGGTGGAGAAGTGGTTGAGTCAACCGTTGATGTCAGTGAAATTCCCGGTGAAGAAAAAGCCGCAATTCTGTTGCTGAGTTTAAATGAAGAAGACGCCGCAGGCATCATTCGCCACCTTGAGCCTAAGCAGGTACAACGTGTGGGTAGCGCAATGGCGCGTGCCAAAGATTTAAGTCAAACCAAAGTGTCAGCGGTGCATCGCGCCTTTTTGGAAGATATTCAGAAATACACCAACATCGGTATGGGCAGTGAAGACTTCCTGCGCAATGCCTTGGTGGCCGCATTGGGTGCCGATAAAGCCAATAACTTGGTGGATCAAATTCTATTAGGCACAGGCTCTAAAGGTCTGGATTCTCTGAAATGGATGGATCCTCGTCAGGTGGCGAGCATTATTGTTAATGAACACCCGCAGATCCAAACCATCGTACTGTCGTACCTCGAACCAGACCAATCGGCCGAAATCTTGGCGCAGTTTGCTGAGCGTGACCGTTTAGATCTGCTGATGCGTATTGCCAACTTGGAAGAAGTGCAGCCTTCTGCATTGGCTGAGTTGAACGAAATTATGGAGAAGCAGTTCGCGGGTCAAGCTGGAGCACAAGCTGCCAAGATTGGCGGCCTGAAAGCAGCGGCGGATATCATGAACTATTTGGACAACAACATCGAAAGCGTGTTGATGGAACAGATGCGCGAACACGACGAAGATTTGGCGACTCAGATCCAAGATCTGATGTTTGTATTCGAGAACTTGGTCGAAGTCGACGATCAAGGGATTCAAAAATTGCTGCGTGATGTTCCGCAAGATGTATTGCAAAAAGCCCTCAAAGGGGCAGACGAAGCACTGCGCGAGAAGATCTTCAAGAACATGTCGAAGCGTGCTGCTGAGATGATGAAAGATGATCTCGAGGCGATGGCACCGATCAAAGTTTCCGATGTGGAAACCGCACAGAAAGAAATTTTGGCGATTGCCCGCCGCATGGCTGATAACGGTGAAATCATGCTAGGCGGTGGTGCTGACGAATTCTTGTAA
- the fliF gene encoding flagellar basal-body MS-ring/collar protein FliF, with protein sequence MADDKQTTDLALSNSSGEHALMASSDLDHDTQNPDINEKSSKMDFTVGDLDLLRQVVLVLSISICVALIVMLFFWVREPDMRPLGAYETEELIPVLDYLDQQKQQYKLDGNTILVPVSDYNSLKLSMVRAGLNQERQAGDEILMQDMGFGVSQRLEQERLKLSRERQLAKAIEEMRQINKARVLLALPKQSVFVRQNQEASASVFLSLRTGANLKQEEIDAVVDMVASAVPGMKPSRVTVTDQHGRLLSSGSQDPVSAARRKEQELEKQQEDVLRDKIDSVLIPILGLGNYTAQVDIELDFSAVEQTRKVFDPNTPATRSEYTLEDYNNGNVVAGVPGALSNQPPADASIPQDVAQMKDGSVMGQGSVHKEATRNFELDTTISHERKQSGVVNRQTVAVAVKSRSNVNPDTGEITYTPLSEADLNSIRQILIGTVGYSENRGDLLNVLSMQFAEPEAEQIADIPIWENPNFNDWVRWLASALVIIIVVLVLVRPAMKKLINPAADSDDQMYGPDGMPIGADGETSLIGSEIDSGELFEFGSGIDLPNLHKDEDVLKAVRALVANEPELAAQVVKNWMQNG encoded by the coding sequence GTGGCTGATGATAAACAAACAACCGATCTTGCGTTGAGCAACAGCAGTGGTGAGCATGCTTTAATGGCAAGCTCGGATCTTGACCACGATACGCAAAACCCTGACATCAACGAAAAAAGTAGCAAGATGGACTTTACCGTTGGTGATCTCGATTTATTGCGCCAAGTGGTGCTCGTACTCTCCATTTCGATCTGCGTTGCCCTTATCGTCATGCTGTTCTTTTGGGTTCGTGAGCCGGACATGCGTCCACTCGGCGCTTACGAAACCGAAGAACTGATCCCAGTACTGGATTACCTCGACCAACAAAAACAGCAATATAAACTCGATGGCAACACCATTTTGGTGCCAGTCAGTGATTACAACAGCCTCAAGTTGTCTATGGTGCGCGCAGGTTTAAACCAAGAGCGTCAAGCGGGCGACGAAATTTTGATGCAAGACATGGGCTTTGGGGTTTCACAGCGTTTGGAACAAGAGCGCTTGAAACTGAGCCGTGAACGCCAATTGGCGAAAGCCATTGAAGAGATGCGTCAAATCAACAAGGCGCGCGTGTTGCTCGCTTTACCCAAGCAAAGTGTGTTTGTTCGCCAAAACCAAGAGGCTTCCGCTTCTGTTTTCTTAAGTCTGCGCACCGGTGCCAATCTGAAACAAGAAGAAATTGATGCAGTGGTCGATATGGTGGCGAGCGCGGTTCCCGGGATGAAACCAAGTCGAGTCACCGTGACCGATCAGCATGGTCGCTTGCTCAGTTCCGGCTCACAAGATCCGGTATCAGCAGCTCGTCGTAAAGAGCAAGAGCTGGAAAAACAGCAAGAAGATGTGCTGCGTGACAAAATCGATTCCGTTCTGATCCCGATCCTTGGTCTGGGTAACTATACCGCTCAAGTGGATATTGAACTTGATTTCAGTGCTGTGGAACAAACGCGTAAAGTGTTTGACCCGAATACACCGGCAACACGCAGTGAGTACACATTAGAAGATTACAACAACGGCAATGTTGTTGCTGGCGTACCCGGAGCGCTGAGTAACCAACCTCCAGCTGATGCATCGATCCCACAAGATGTGGCTCAGATGAAAGATGGGTCAGTGATGGGGCAAGGTTCAGTGCACAAAGAAGCCACGCGTAACTTTGAGCTCGACACCACCATTAGTCACGAACGTAAACAGTCTGGAGTTGTTAACCGTCAAACCGTTGCAGTGGCTGTAAAAAGTCGTTCTAACGTAAATCCCGATACGGGGGAAATTACGTATACCCCACTGAGCGAAGCCGACCTGAATTCGATTCGGCAGATCCTGATTGGCACAGTAGGCTATAGTGAAAATCGTGGCGATCTGTTGAATGTGCTGAGCATGCAGTTTGCTGAGCCTGAAGCTGAGCAGATTGCCGATATTCCTATTTGGGAAAATCCAAACTTCAACGACTGGGTTCGTTGGCTAGCCAGTGCGCTTGTGATCATCATTGTGGTACTGGTATTGGTCCGCCCTGCAATGAAAAAACTTATCAACCCAGCGGCAGATTCGGATGATCAAATGTATGGCCCAGATGGTATGCCTATCGGGGCGGATGGTGAAACCAGCTTAATTGGCAGCGAAATTGACAGTGGTGAACTGTTCGAATTTGGTTCAGGCATTGACTTGCCTAACCTGCACAAGGACGAAGACGTGCTAAAAGCAGTACGTGCTTTGGTGGCAAACGAGCCGGAACTCGCGGCTCAAGTGGTGAAGAACTGGATGCAAAATGGCTAA
- the fliJ gene encoding flagellar export protein FliJ → MDNALDFLLEQAQDGEDKAVLALSKARSELDGYYHQLRQIEQYRLEYCQQLVERGKSGLTASQYGHLNRFLTQLDETLAKQKSAEQHFLMQVENCEQHWMSMRQKRKSYQWLLEKKQTERQQLQEKREQKQMDEFSTLMFNRRRISS, encoded by the coding sequence ATGGATAACGCATTAGATTTTCTGCTTGAGCAAGCTCAGGATGGAGAAGACAAAGCCGTGTTAGCACTGAGTAAAGCGCGCAGTGAACTGGATGGCTATTACCACCAGCTACGCCAAATTGAACAGTACCGCTTAGAGTATTGTCAGCAATTGGTGGAGCGAGGTAAATCGGGTTTAACTGCCAGCCAATATGGGCACTTAAACCGTTTCCTGACTCAGCTTGATGAAACACTGGCTAAGCAGAAGAGTGCTGAGCAGCACTTTCTTATGCAAGTGGAAAACTGCGAGCAGCACTGGATGAGCATGCGTCAAAAGCGTAAATCCTATCAATGGTTGCTTGAGAAAAAGCAGACAGAGCGTCAACAGCTTCAAGAGAAACGTGAACAAAAACAGATGGATGAATTTTCCACACTGATGTTTAACCGTCGTCGCATCTCTTCTTAA